A region from the Acidobacteriota bacterium genome encodes:
- a CDS encoding PDZ domain-containing protein: MRRRSRWFLAACAALAAAAPAVAQSAAPPAPRAWLGVTLADPERSPDADPDATVQAGALVTGVVKGSPADEAGLRASDLIVQVGPDRVGSPSDLIALVAGRDPGTWIDLEIVRNGERRRLTARLAARPELLRRLEIKRGWIGLTPLDVPVQLREYWGGSEEAGVLAGEVVPGGPADIGGIEPGDLILSVAGHPVGSARELIARLRRGGIGNKIEIELSRQGVAMTVEVRIEEAPDDAPRRRTPP; this comes from the coding sequence ATGCGGCGGCGGTCCCGGTGGTTCCTCGCAGCCTGCGCCGCGCTCGCGGCCGCGGCGCCCGCGGTCGCTCAATCGGCGGCGCCGCCGGCTCCGCGCGCCTGGCTGGGGGTCACGCTCGCGGATCCGGAGCGCAGCCCGGATGCCGACCCCGACGCCACGGTCCAGGCGGGGGCGCTCGTCACGGGGGTGGTCAAGGGGAGCCCGGCGGACGAAGCCGGACTTCGGGCCAGCGATCTCATCGTGCAGGTCGGTCCCGACCGAGTCGGCTCGCCGTCCGATCTCATCGCCCTCGTCGCGGGACGCGATCCGGGGACGTGGATCGATCTCGAAATCGTCCGCAACGGAGAGCGGCGGCGGTTGACCGCGCGACTGGCGGCGCGGCCCGAACTGCTCCGCCGGCTCGAGATCAAGCGCGGCTGGATCGGCCTCACCCCGCTGGATGTTCCGGTCCAGCTCCGCGAGTACTGGGGCGGCTCGGAGGAAGCGGGCGTGCTCGCGGGAGAGGTCGTGCCGGGAGGGCCCGCCGACATCGGCGGCATCGAGCCGGGGGATCTGATCCTCTCCGTCGCCGGGCACCCGGTGGGAAGCGCCCGTGAACTGATCGCGCGGCTGCGCCGGGGCGGCATCGGCAACAAGATCGAGATCGAACTGAGCCGGCAGGGCGTCGCGATGACGGTCGAGGTCCGGATCGAGGAAGCGCCGGACGACGCACCGCGCCGCCGCACCCCGCCCTGA